The following proteins are encoded in a genomic region of Pyrus communis chromosome 11, drPyrComm1.1, whole genome shotgun sequence:
- the LOC137707803 gene encoding thaumatin-like protein 1a: MTMMKSQVASLLGLTLAILFFSGAHAAKITFTNNCPDTVWPATLTGGQKPQLPSTGFELASKASQSVDAPSPWSGRFWARTRCSTDAAGKFSCETADCGSSQVACNGAGGAPPATLVEITIAENGGQDFYDVSLVDGFNLPMSVAPQGSTGECKASTCPANVNAACPTQFQVKSGDGSVISCKSACVAYGEPKYCCSPPNDQPGTCPPTEYSKIFKDQCPQAYSYAYDDKSSTFTCNGGPDYIITFCP; this comes from the exons ATGACGATGATGAAGAGCCAAGTAGCTTCCCTCCTCGGCCTCACCTTGGCCATCCTCTTCTTCTCAG GTGCACATGCAGCGAAAATCACTTTCACAAACAACTGCCCTGACACTGTCTGGCCAGCAACCCTAACCGGTGGCCAAAAACCTCAATTACCATCCACCGGGTTCGAACTAGCATCCAAAGCTAGCCAGTCAGTGGACGCTCCATCCCCATGGTCTGGTCGCTT CTGGGCTCGAACTAGATGCTCCACAGATGCCGCTGGAAAATTCTCTTGTGAAACTGCAGACTGTGGCTCTAGCCAGGTTGCATGCAACGGCGCAGGCGGAGCTCCACCAGCAACTTTAGTAGAAATCACAATCGCAGAAAACGGGGGTCAAGATTTTTACGATGTTAGCCTTGTTGACGGCTTCAACTTGCCCATGTCCGTCGCTCCACAAGGCAGCACCGGCGAGTGCAAGGCCTCGACTTGCCCTGCGAATGTTAATGCGGCGTGCCCAACTCAATTCCAAGTAAAATCGGGTGATGGAAGTGTCATCAGTTGCAAAAGCGCTTGTGTGGCGTATGGCGAGCCGAAGTACTGCTGCTCTCCGCCTAATGATCAACCGGGGACATGTCCTCCCACAGAGTACTCTAAGATCTTTAAGGATCAGTGCCCGCAAGCTTATAGCTACGCTTACGATGATAAAAGCAGCACATTCACCTGCAATGGCGGACCTGACTACATCATTACATTCTGCCCATAA